In Opitutales bacterium, the sequence GACAGGAATGAAATAAGACGTCCTACAGAAACGAACCATTGGGCACTCCGAAAGTGTTCCACCCGATGGGTGTAGCAAAGTCGCTCTGTCGACGTAAGGGGGCCGTTGTTTCCAATCGAAACCTAACCTAGCGAGCCGACTGAGCCGCTTGGCTACAACGACTGGAGCCGAGGAGCGACAACCCGAAAAACTCACCGTCCTTTCAATTGCACCCGATCCTTGATACTTTAGGAATTAAGACTTGATCGTCATGGGCGGATTTGTTTTTCTCCTCCGCTTATGACCACAGAGGAACAGCACACGTCTTCACGCACTCCCCTCGACTACACTTTCCGAGATGTAGAGCTTTTGAGCCGCTTTGTCACCGACACAGGTAAGATCCTGCCACGTCGGATCACCGGCTTGACAGCGAAACAACAACGGCATGTTGCACGCATCATCAAGCAAGCGCGCAACATGCTGCTCATGAAGTAGTCGAGTGCTCACGTCGGCATCGTGATCACACGAGTCCTTTCAGGTTCAGATGAAAATCTGGACCTTTTTGTTTGTACGCTTCGGAGCGGCCAACCCATCGCGCTCCCCACCGAGACGGTTTACGGATTGGCGGCACCGGTCACTAACGAACAAGCGCTCAGAGCGATCTTTGAAATCAAGGGTCGACCGCTGCACGACCCATTAATCGTCCACCTGCATGAATTTGAGGAACTCGACAAATGGGCGGAAATGAGCGATGTCGATAAGCCACTGTTGGAGCGATTGACCACAAAATTCTGGCCTGGTCCTCTCACGATCATCCTTCCCAAGAAAACCGGAATCCCTGACCTCGTTACCGCAGGTTTAAAGACGGCGGCTTTTCGCGTCCCCGCTCACCCAGTATTTCGTGAGATTATCCGGCGAGTGGGTTTGCCCCTCGCGGCTCCCAGTGCCAACCCATTTCAATACATCAGTCCGACTCGCCCAGCACATGTCCTGAGCACCTTGTCCGGCAAGATTCCTTACATTGTCGACGGCGGAAGCTGCGATGAAGGCCTCGAATCCACCATCATCGACCTCTCAACATCCCCTCCGATCGTGCGGCGACCTGGCCCGATCGATAGAAAGGCAATCGAGGCAGTTCTTGGACAAGGGATTAAACTAGAGACCGAGCAAGCAGATGGGAGTCCAACCAAAGCAGTCTCAGCCCCAGGAAACTTCACCAAACACTATGCCCCGCGTAAACCCGTTCTACGGCTTAATTCATCGGAAGATAAGAAGGGCTGTGATCACGTTATCGACTTCCTAGAGCTGCCTAGTAACCCAAAGGAACTCAGGCGCCAATTTTATGATCGGCTCATAGCCGCAGATCAATCTGCGTGCGAGCGCATTGCACTCATCAATTGGCCTGAAAATCTCGCTGATGAAGCGCTTTCTGACAGACTGGACCGGGCCTTGGGTTAAACTCGGATCATGCCTTTTCAGTCCGTTGCATTTCCTCTTTCAGTGCTTTCCAGCGAGCTAAACGCTCTGCCAGCCCAGCTTCGCTTCCGGCAGCTCCGGGTAGATAGAACTCCTGCGGATCGTTCATATATTCCTGCCCACTGATGCCTTCTGAATAGTCGTGACTGTAGCGATACCCCTTGCCCTGCCCCATCGCCTTATTCGTCACCGTATGACTATCCTGAAGCCAAAGCGGCACCTGTTGAACTGGCCCTTTTCGCAGTGCCGATTTAGCATGGCTTAGAGCGAGAGTCGTTGAATTACTCTTGGGGCACAGAGCCAGAAAAGTCGTCGTGTGAGCGAGATTGAGCTCACATTCAGGTAGGCCAACAAATTCACAAGCCTGCATACAAGCCACCGCGACGCCCAAGGCACGTGAGTCAGCAAGCCCCACATCCTCACTCGCAAAAATAATCAAACGGCGCGCGATGAAACGTGGATCCTCTCCGCCGACCAACATTTTGGCTAACCAATAGAGTGCCGCATCAGGGTCCCCGCCCCGTATGCTCTTTATGAATGCACTTGCCGTATTGTAGTGTTCATCCTCGTTTGCATCGTAGCGGATTTGCCGCTCCTGAGCAAAGACCCTCACCGCCTCTTGGTCTAATTTACCTCGCAGTGGCAACGCGAGCACCATGGTCTCCAGAGCATTCAGGGCACGCCGCATATCCCCATCAGCCATACGTGCAAGATCCTTCAGAGCTTCCGCATCCCAATGCATACCCCGGCCTGCCAAACCTCGCTGATCGTCCTCCAATGCCCGTACTAAGATGGTCACCAAATTCTCTAGACTCAACGGCTCGAGCCGAAAAAGGTGACTTCGACTCAAAAGAGGCTGATTAATATAGAAGCCCGGATTATGCGTGGTAGCTCCGATGAGTCGAATATTGCCAGCCTCCACATCAGGCAAAAGCAGGTCCTGCTGAGATTTATTAAAACGGTGGATCTCATCGATAAAGAGTATCGTCTGCCCCGGCTCATAGCGCGCTAGCTTCAGGACATCGCGCAGCTCCGCCACGTTGGACATGACTGCGTTGATGCGCACACACTTGGCCTGAGTTTCCAAGGCGATGACCTCTGCCAAGGTCGTCTTTCCACACCCTGGAGGGCCATAGAAAAAGATACTCCCAAACTGGTTGCTACGAATCAGGCGCGGCAACAACGCATCCTCTTTCAGCAGATGCTCTTGACCCACCACGTCATCCAGCTTCATGGGCCGCATCCGTGCCGCCAGGGGTTGATAACCCTCTCGCGAATTGGATGTTCCAGATTGCGCATTCGGCACGCCAAAGAGATCTCCCTGCCCGTCCAGTCCGCTCATTGCTAAATAAAGCCAAAAACGATCTGGAGGATCACATTGGTTAATAATGCTGCCACCACATCGTCAGCCACACATCCAATCCCCCCCGGAAGCGATTGCATCCTTCCGACGATCCATGGCTTGGTGATGTCGAGCAGGCGGAAAAGGGCAAATCCAGGCAGCATAACCACCCACCCACTCTTTTCCATCATCACTGGCGTGAGCCCTATAAAACAGAGCGGCATCGCCACAAACTCATCCAAAATAATTTTTCCCGGATCCTTCAGCCTCAACCGCTCCTCGGCTTCGTCAGTAAAAGCCATCGCGATATAGATTAAGACCAAGTTCAAGAGAATCGCAGTGATCGGATGCTGTCCGTAAAATAGCACTGCAAACAAAGCTAAGCCCGCAAGACTACCCCATGTGCCGGGAGCGCGCATCCGTTCTCCAAGAGGGCCCAATGTACTTGCACCCACCACTACGTGCGTCGGGAGTACTCGCACCCAAAGGAAGGACCTACGCAAACGGAGCCAATTCATTCGGGATCAGGATCATTAAAGACCGAAGCGTATTTGAACATATATATTATTCCCGATGCGGCAGTCAAAACGACGGCTACCCAAAAGAAAGCAAAGCCAGTCCAATAGACGGCTCCAGCCCAATCCACAGGCAGACCAATATCTCTGAAAAGTGCCTCGCTCATCATCAGCAAAACAATCGCGCCCATCTGGCTGGCAGTTTTATACTTACCTACTTTCTCAGAAGCCAAAACGAGGCCGCGCGTCGCCGCCACGAGGCGGAGGCCCGTGATCATAAACTCACGCGTGATGATCAAGATCACACCCACCACACAGTATTTTGGCAATTCAGGAAATGGTGAGACTAACAACCCCACAAACATCCCGATCACAAAAACCTTGTCGATCAGCGCATCCATGAGCTTACCAAAGGTAGACACCTGATCCAGCTTACGAGCCAAGTAGCCATCCAGCCAGTCTGTCAAAGCGCCCAGTCCAAACATCAGCACCGCCAAAGACATAGCCCAACGGCCATCAGAAAACAGCAGTGCCAGAATGACAAAAAGCAAGGGAATGCGAGTAAGGGTGAGTATGTTTGGAATAGTCAGCATAAAACTGAGGATGGGGAAGCTGGATCAAAAGCGCCCAATCGACAAGGGTCATTTTGAGAGGTATTTCATATATGATAGCCACCCAGACATCTACATCAACTCGTTGATTCGCGGCGGTAGCCGTACCGATCTTGTTTCTCCCTCCCGTTCTCTAGCTCTCTATCGTTAACCAATCAGGAACACAGCCATTCTCATTATCCTCACAACAGGGCACCATCCTTGACACGCCACAAGCCGAGTACGATTGTCACTGAAATCGAATTCTCATCCTCTGCCTAACATGAAACGCGCTATCTATCCCGGATCCTTCGATCCGATCACCTACGGCCATCTCGATGTTCTGTCGCGTGCCGTGCGTATGTTTGACGAGGTAGTCATTGCCGTAGCTAACAACCAGGGCAAAACCCAATTGTTTACAGTCGAAGAGCGCCTTCAGTTGATCCAGGAAAACATCGAGGACATTCCCAACACCCGAGTTGAAAGCTTCAGTGGCTTGGTTGTCGACTATGCCCGAAGAGTCGGTGCGGTCGCCCTGGTCCGCGGCATGCGGGCCATCTCTGACTTCGAGTATGAATTCCAGATGGCTCAGATGAATCGGCACCTCGATGCAGACATCGAAACGATCTTTCTCATGCCCAGCCCGGAGTATTTCTTCACCAGTAGCACACTAGTAAAACAAGTGTTTCAGTATACCGATCGCGACACCCACTTCGTACCCCCTTCGGTACATGCAGCGCTCAAAGAGCGTTTGACGTCCCAATAAATCCATGTCCCAAAAATCAGGCTCCTCGAGCACCAAGAGCACGCTCGGTATTCTCTTTCTGACCATCTTTCTCGATTTGGTTGGTTTCTCCATCATCTTTCCACTCTTCCCGGCGATGTTGGAGTATTATCTGGATCTGGAAAGCGGAGAGCCGGGTTTCGTGTCACGCCTACACAGCTTTTTGTTATCCATTTCTGGCGATAACGCAGACCCTTTTCGGGCTACTGTTTTTTTTGGCGGGGCGCTCGGCTCCCTGTATGCCTTCATCCAGTTTTTCGCCTCACCGCTCTGGGGCGCTCTGTCCGACAAAATCGGTCGCCGTCCCGTTTTATTGATAACTGTAGGCGGGCTCTTCTTAAGCTATCTCCTATGGATATTTAGTGCGCGCTTTGAGCTGCTCCTGATCGCCCGCATATTGGGTGGACTGGCCGCCGGAAATATATCTGTCGCGACCGCGGTCGTGGCCGACGTGACAACCGCAGAAAATCGTTCTAAGGGCATGGCGCTTATCGGCGTAGCCTTTGGCTTAGGTTTCATTATTGGGCCTGCCATCGGTGGCTTGAGTAGCCAATGGGTCCTATCAGAAGGCTCCGATGCTTGGTTCGGCCTCCACCCCTTTTCTGTCCCGGCCATCATCAGCGCCGGACTGGCTGCAGTGAATCTGTTATGGATCGCAACAAAACTCCCAGAGACCTTACCTACAGAGGGTGAGCTGAACAAGGAACACGCATCTTCGCCTCCCATTTTTCAGCTCTTCCAAATAAAAACACCCGGCGTCGCATCCCTCATACTCTTTTATTTCTTCTACCTGCTGGCTTTCAGCGGAATGGAATTCACCCTCACCTTTTTTGCAGTCGATTCATTTGCCTACACTCCCATGCAGAATGGTTGGATGTTTGTCTTTATCGGAGTCGTATTGATCCTCTGTCAAGGAGGGCTCGTGAGACGCCTTGCACCAAAACTTGGGGATAAAAAACTTGGCTTTTCCGGCATGATTATCGGTATTGCCGGCTTTGCGCTATTAGCCTTCAGTGGAGGTAGCCAGGGCATATTCTTCTCTGCACTCACGCTCATCACTATCGGGATTAGCTTCGTCAACCCCACCCTATCTGCTCTTGTATCCAATGCCAGCGAAGCCGCCGAACAAGGCCGCGCGCTCGGCATCTTTCGCTCCGCGGGGAGCCTGGCTCGCGCCGTGGGTCCGATCGTAGCAAGCATACTCTATTTTCTCGGCGCTCCACTCTGGGCTTATCTTTTTTGCGCACTCCTCGGGCTCATTGCAGCCGTGGGCATGAAGCGTATCCAAATCGGAGCCGCTTGATCCGGTTTTATGAGCAAAAAAATGGGGCGGACCCCCTCCCAAGGGTCCACCCCGATGTGTCTGCATCACCTGGTAAAGATTAATTGAGATGTAGCTTACAGAAACCGCTGTTCATCATAGCCGTCCAGTATCACTCATTCACTACCCCCGCGTTTCTCGCGACGGTCGCGGGCGCGCTCGCCCATCTTGTGGAACACATCGAAAAATTCGCTTTTGGCGATGAGACCATCCCCGTCTTGATCTACACGATTCATGATGCGGGCTGCGACATCTGCAGGCGAGCGGGGCTGCCGTTCACCACCCCGTTGCTTAGCTCCGTCTGGGTTTTTGGCTGCCATCTTCGCCCGCCTTTCATCACGAGCTGCTTTCATCTCTTCAAACACAGCTGTAAGCTCCAATTCCGATAGATAGCCGTCGCCATCGAGATCTTGTGCATCGACAATACCCTGGAGTTCGGCCTTGCGTTGTTCCTTGCGCTCAGCGCGTTCCTCTTCACTTAACTTTTCGGACTTAGCATAGGAAACGCCGGTCGTTATGATGGCTAAAGCTGCAATGATAACTGTGGTTGTTTTGTTGGTCATGAATGATCCCTTTCTTGTAATTTAGATTCTATGTTAGGTTTTAAACTGTTCCGTTTGGGAACTTACCCATAATGAACCATGGAAAAGTGAACGTCGCCCGTGCTACTCCATGACAGAATTGTCATTTTACAAAGAGTGACATTTGACTCAAACCACCGAATACTACGGACTTACAACAATAAGGCATGAAAATCCTCATTGCAGAAGATGAAATAAAAATCGCGGACTTCGTCGTAAAAGGCCTCAACACCCAGGGATTTAACACCGACCATTTTGAAAATGGCCGTGATGCGCTCCAAGCAGCTCAGCTCAATACCTATGACGCGCTTGTCCTAGACATCATGCTGCCTGGGATGGATGGCCTCGCCGTTCTCAAAGAGCTACGTGCAAAGAAAAACTTCACCCCAGTTATCCTCCTCACTGCCCGATCTGGCCTGGAAGATCGCCTCACTGGACTCAATGCAGGCGCCGACGACTACCTCCCCAAACCCTTTTATGTCGATGAGTTGATCGCTCGCCTTTACGCTGTGACACGCCGCTCCACCGGCGAAACGATGACACGGCGCAGCATCGGCCCCCTCAACCTCGATATCGCACAACGCACCATCCAAGTCGGTGAAGCCATAGCAGAACTCACGACCCGGGAATTCAACCTCCTCTAATACCTGACGCGGCAACCCGGACGCGTATTTACGCGCGTTCAGATATTAGAACACGTCTGGAACTACGACTTCGATCCCAATACCAACATCGTCGACGTCTATATTCGTCGCATTCGCAAAAAACTCGAAGAGCACGACACAAAAGCGCCCGAATGGATCGAATCGGTGCGCGGAGTGGGCTACCGGTTCCGCGCCTTATGAGCCCACTGCGCTCATTTAGATTTCGCCTAGGCCTGTGGGTAGCTGGACTCACGACATGCATCCTCGTCGGCGCCACCTTCTTCCTCCTACGTAATGTCTTTGATGCAAAGCTCAACCAGACGGATCAAGAACTTCGATCGACCGCACTATCTGTCATCCCTCGCCTTGCCGACCTGGGAAGGCCCGCCCCCGACCTACGCCGTCTCCAGCGCAATGTGGATCGTATCAGCGAAAAAAGCCTCTCCTGGGTTGCCTTCAGTCGACCCGATGGCTCCGCACTCTATGCCTCGCCCACCGCACCCCAGACATATCAGCCTGCAGACGCATCAAAAGACGCCGCGCAGGATCGCCCACAAATGCCCCTGAATCCTAGAGAAAGAGCCACAAACATACGGCGCTTTCTTGATTCAGACAGAAACGGCCGTAACGGAGCATTGAGAAATTTCCTCGACCGCATTGATGACGCGATCACCTATCAATTCGCGAGTCACTCAGAGTTAGAATTCCGAACTTTAGAGCTTAATTTCCCAGACGGCTCCCTACTCACTGTGGGTCGAAATATGGATAGATTACGTAGTGAAATGCTCAGTATACGGCGGCAAGCATTACGGCTCTACCCCATCGTATTGTTAGCGGTCGTCGGGATGAGTGTCTGGCTGGCCCACCGTGCATTCTGCCCTTTCCAAAAACTCGCTGGCGATGTAGAAAACGTGCGTAGCGACGATCTCAGCCAGCGCCTGTCTGATACCCGATTACCCACTGAATTCCATTCCTTCATCGCTGCCATCAATCAAATGCTGGGACGCCTGGAACAATCATTCAGCCAAGCAAATCGGTTTACAGCTGACGCCGCTCACGAACTCCGTACGCCGCTCACCATCCTCCAAGGAAATATCGAACAACAACTCCATACGGCAGATGAACAGACGCTCCCCACCTATTCCCGTCTCCTGGATGAAGTAAAAAGTCTCCAGATCCTCGTAGATCGACTCCTCACCCTCTCACGGGGCGATGCTGGGTCCTTGCTGCGCGACAAGGCTTCAGTTTCCATCAACGCCCTGATCCGAGAGATCGTGGAAGACCTCGAAATCCTCTACGAAGACCGTCCATTTCAATTAGAAGCGCCATCGGAACATATAGTCTCAGGAGATCCTCAATTATTGAGACAACTTTTCCTCAACCTCCTCACCAACGCCCTCAAATACGGTGCCACTGGCGGCACCATTCACATCTCGATCAGGTCCAAAAACTCCGAGATACACATTATAGAAATAGCTAACGACGGCCGCAACATTTCCACCGAAGTGAGAGAAAAACTCTTCGACCGCTTCTACCGCGCAGAAGATGCTCGCACCAGCACCGGCTTCGGTCTCGGACTCCCCCTTGCCCAAGAAATCGCACGCGCCCACGGGGGAAGCCTCATCTACGCAGGGCACCAAGCAGGTCGAAACATCTTCCGCATCACTCTCCAAGCCTAAGAAAACCGACGCGCCCCTAACCTGGGAACAGCCGAGCCACAGATCGGCTCAATAGATTAGCGTCCATTCGTGTTCATTGGCGGACCGAAAAATCAAAACTCTAACCGGTTCCCAAACTCAGCACCCGCCGTCTTACTTCGCTGATTTATCGCCCGTGACTGACGCGCCTCGATCTGGGCCAGCTCACGCACGAAACCTTCAACTGATACCGCCTCGGCCCCTGCCGCCTCAACAGCATAGCGAATCATGCGGTCATTCGTTACCACGCGGTAAGACTCAGGGGAATCTGACGCCACAACCCGCTGCTCAATAA encodes:
- the rpsR gene encoding 30S ribosomal protein S18 is translated as MTTEEQHTSSRTPLDYTFRDVELLSRFVTDTGKILPRRITGLTAKQQRHVARIIKQARNMLLMK
- a CDS encoding threonylcarbamoyl-AMP synthase → MITRVLSGSDENLDLFVCTLRSGQPIALPTETVYGLAAPVTNEQALRAIFEIKGRPLHDPLIVHLHEFEELDKWAEMSDVDKPLLERLTTKFWPGPLTIILPKKTGIPDLVTAGLKTAAFRVPAHPVFREIIRRVGLPLAAPSANPFQYISPTRPAHVLSTLSGKIPYIVDGGSCDEGLESTIIDLSTSPPIVRRPGPIDRKAIEAVLGQGIKLETEQADGSPTKAVSAPGNFTKHYAPRKPVLRLNSSEDKKGCDHVIDFLELPSNPKELRRQFYDRLIAADQSACERIALINWPENLADEALSDRLDRALG
- a CDS encoding replication-associated recombination protein A, with translation MSGLDGQGDLFGVPNAQSGTSNSREGYQPLAARMRPMKLDDVVGQEHLLKEDALLPRLIRSNQFGSIFFYGPPGCGKTTLAEVIALETQAKCVRINAVMSNVAELRDVLKLARYEPGQTILFIDEIHRFNKSQQDLLLPDVEAGNIRLIGATTHNPGFYINQPLLSRSHLFRLEPLSLENLVTILVRALEDDQRGLAGRGMHWDAEALKDLARMADGDMRRALNALETMVLALPLRGKLDQEAVRVFAQERQIRYDANEDEHYNTASAFIKSIRGGDPDAALYWLAKMLVGGEDPRFIARRLIIFASEDVGLADSRALGVAVACMQACEFVGLPECELNLAHTTTFLALCPKSNSTTLALSHAKSALRKGPVQQVPLWLQDSHTVTNKAMGQGKGYRYSHDYSEGISGQEYMNDPQEFYLPGAAGSEAGLAERLARWKALKEEMQRTEKA
- a CDS encoding phosphatidylglycerophosphatase A; translation: MGASTLGPLGERMRAPGTWGSLAGLALFAVLFYGQHPITAILLNLVLIYIAMAFTDEAEERLRLKDPGKIILDEFVAMPLCFIGLTPVMMEKSGWVVMLPGFALFRLLDITKPWIVGRMQSLPGGIGCVADDVVAALLTNVILQIVFGFI
- the pgsA gene encoding CDP-diacylglycerol--glycerol-3-phosphate 3-phosphatidyltransferase, with the translated sequence MTIPNILTLTRIPLLFVILALLFSDGRWAMSLAVLMFGLGALTDWLDGYLARKLDQVSTFGKLMDALIDKVFVIGMFVGLLVSPFPELPKYCVVGVILIITREFMITGLRLVAATRGLVLASEKVGKYKTASQMGAIVLLMMSEALFRDIGLPVDWAGAVYWTGFAFFWVAVVLTAASGIIYMFKYASVFNDPDPE
- the coaD gene encoding pantetheine-phosphate adenylyltransferase, translating into MKRAIYPGSFDPITYGHLDVLSRAVRMFDEVVIAVANNQGKTQLFTVEERLQLIQENIEDIPNTRVESFSGLVVDYARRVGAVALVRGMRAISDFEYEFQMAQMNRHLDADIETIFLMPSPEYFFTSSTLVKQVFQYTDRDTHFVPPSVHAALKERLTSQ
- a CDS encoding MFS transporter; translation: MSQKSGSSSTKSTLGILFLTIFLDLVGFSIIFPLFPAMLEYYLDLESGEPGFVSRLHSFLLSISGDNADPFRATVFFGGALGSLYAFIQFFASPLWGALSDKIGRRPVLLITVGGLFLSYLLWIFSARFELLLIARILGGLAAGNISVATAVVADVTTAENRSKGMALIGVAFGLGFIIGPAIGGLSSQWVLSEGSDAWFGLHPFSVPAIISAGLAAVNLLWIATKLPETLPTEGELNKEHASSPPIFQLFQIKTPGVASLILFYFFYLLAFSGMEFTLTFFAVDSFAYTPMQNGWMFVFIGVVLILCQGGLVRRLAPKLGDKKLGFSGMIIGIAGFALLAFSGGSQGIFFSALTLITIGISFVNPTLSALVSNASEAAEQGRALGIFRSAGSLARAVGPIVASILYFLGAPLWAYLFCALLGLIAAVGMKRIQIGAA
- a CDS encoding EF-hand domain-containing protein: MTNKTTTVIIAALAIITTGVSYAKSEKLSEEERAERKEQRKAELQGIVDAQDLDGDGYLSELELTAVFEEMKAARDERRAKMAAKNPDGAKQRGGERQPRSPADVAARIMNRVDQDGDGLIAKSEFFDVFHKMGERARDRREKRGGSE